The following is a genomic window from Carassius gibelio isolate Cgi1373 ecotype wild population from Czech Republic chromosome B20, carGib1.2-hapl.c, whole genome shotgun sequence.
TCAACAGATTTCTGATCTCTGAtaatcatcaaataatcctaattCCTACACTGCTCGAGTAGGTGGTTCTTGGTTGTACtgtttatgttttatgaaattaaatacCGAACGTTTTGATTGGTCCATGCAGCATTCCAGCAGTGTTATAATACACATATCGACTCGCAGCTATGACGTGAAACACCTGTTCAGCAGCTTCTGTGTAGATCACTGCTTCCTTTACATGTCAGTGGAACGATGACACTCAATGCATTTACAATTCTTTTTTATTCGCAATATAGAACGACATATCTTCCTTTATTTATCGAACTATTAAATATAATTCGATGAACAGAACTGAGTTTGTGCTGCTAAGTTAATCAAAAGCGTCTATATTTTCCTGCGCTGCGTCACTAATATGATTATAGTCACTGACGGATTTTCATTCTGTCAAGGGTGCGTTTAAAAAAGCAATTAATAATCCGTGACAAATGTTTCCCGAGGCTGTCAGAGCCCCGAGATGAACCGCAGATCGCCATTCAACTCTCCAGACAGCGATTTCATCAACCAGAGGGAATTTGGGAAAAAACAAACCCAATTCCACAAGTTCTCCAAACTTTCCCATGATCGGCATTTAACgattatgatattttaattttCTAATGTTTCCATCATGACGGGCCCGTCACTGCTGACAGACAGATGCTCCTGCTGGGGGTCCAGAAATAAAGTCCCTCCCAGAGGAACAGATGATGATGTTATCACTGCAAATAGGAAGAGAGAGCAGTTCAACGCACTAAGTCATTACGGCTAGTCTAATGTTTTATTTGACCACAGCAGACGTGCACATATGATGTTGTTTGAAGACTTCATTCATAAAAACACACGGAGTTCCAGCAGTGAGAAATGCGCACTTCTTCTGTGAACGGGTTCTGCGCTGCTTTAATAAATTTGTGCTTTCAACACGAATATATTTATCACAATACAGGCGTAGATAAAGATAGGAATGCAGATAAGGATATGGACAATAAAGATATCCGGAAACTCTGGGTTGAACCTGTTTTCTTCCGCAGACAATTCCATTGTAAAGCGAAACTTTCATCCTGGATATTTTGACCTGAGCACTATATtccataatattatatatatatatatatagcctactgtaATATCGTGCTCAATCAAGAActactaatatataatattaataggtTGTATTTAGTATTATCACTGTAACTTAAATTTTATCAAACGactaaacacattttaaaggAAGCAAATCACTGTTTGGGGTAAATGACTTAAATTGTCTAAATTATCTTGTACAATCTTATTCTGAAATGATTATGtctattttttcataatataaatatgaaatgggTTATATTGGAACACAAAGCGTGCACGTGTTATATATTAATTATGAGAGAGAGAAATCGAGAAATTTAATTCCGATTAATCTTATAATGTTAAGAAAGCTTTAAGTCTATAGTAAGCAGAACACTGGTTTAATTGGaaaatttaaaatatgattttactaAGCCGTGTctgataacattttattttttaaacaattacagccaatgcaattttaaatataacagaaaataaaatcgaTGTTATTTGAAACAGACGAAACGCGTGTTGTGAGAGAGATGCATGGAATGTTTTAAGCTCTATTGTTATCTATCTTATACATCTATATTAATAGTTGAATGACTAGCGAGATGCCAGCGGTCGGTCAGTTTTATGACCTGTTTTATGATCTCGCTCACGAAGATTTCACCGGCCCTGAACTAAAATGAAATAACGTGCGCGTTCACCCGCATGCAGCGCGTCTTCCGCTTCCTCTTCCCTGGATTGTTTTGACTGCTTGATCGAGAGCGAAGCGCTACATTTCATCTCTAAATTTAAACCGGATTGGAGTCATTCGAAAACACCGTGATAGGAGGCAGTCAGGGTCATTGACCTTTCCGGTAATGAATCACGACTAATGAACGCCATCGGAGGAAGAGAGATATTCTAAAAAACACCATGGGGAAAAATCATCTGCTCtcattaataatcataaacataACATACCGATCAGCATCTGTAATGCATTCTAGAAATGCTTTCCCACGTATATGCATATTATAAAAATGCTTGTGTTTGTTTATAGCCTATGCATTTGAAAAATGTGTTGACAAAAAACGTAACActattatttaattgtataaccgatctgtttttcttgttttcttcgtGATAAACAGCGCACTATTTTTGGCCCAGTGATGTAAAGTCGTGCATATGGATGAAGCATCGCCTCTGAAGTTAATTGTGTTTTCGTTTCAGCGGAGAATAGATTTcctctgtttattataagcataaAGACGGATTTGCGTCAGCGCGCGACTTGCGAGTTGAGATAAAGTTGCAAAAATATTGAAAGAAGGAAGTGCTAACAGTCATTATAAAGTTCCACCTCTCCGAGTCGGAGGAAATAGGGGTCCTCTGCTGTATCCTAAAATACTAAAGCATCTTCTATTTCTGGCCTAAATCAGGCAGGAATATCCGCTCATTTAGCCTGAATCAGAGCTCATCAACAACAGGATGAGCTGCATCGAGAGACTCCAGAGAACACACAGAGTCTGAATAAAGCCTAGCACACATCTCACAGAGTTTGTTGTTTGCATAATTCTGGAGTAATTAGAAACAAGATTAGAATGCATGCAGAACCTCGTTATTTTACGAATGCATCATTTACATTACATCATCTTCGAAAATTATCatcttaaataggctaattactTTCCATTTATCCtatgcatcattttttttatttttatttttttttataaatgttggtCAGCCATTCTGGATGAATGcatccaagtgtgtgtgtgtgtgtgtgtaggcctaGCCATGCATTcgtttatatttaacaattcgtcaaattgctaaataaatggccttcactacttttttttttttttttttacatgaaattaaaattacagtttctttttttttttttttttacatgaaattaaaattacagtttggttcatttaaaatgaaGACGTAAACACTGGACGTGTTTAAATATTGTATCATCTGACCCATCGCCATTTAATAAACGTGGTGATCTTTAAGAGTCGTAATGGAAGTGCTCGTCGTGTTTGGGGCGTGTTGGACCGCTCTGTCCTCTTCCATTGGCTCACAACGAGCCAATCAATAACGGAAGTCCTTCTTAGAGCTTTTTGGACTCTTGTCTGGAGTTTCATACTTGAGGAGGAACGCGAGAGGACAGCTCGTACTCATTACATGTAGTTGTGTGTATTCTCTGTCAAGCAGTTTTGGCTTCTCCTGTCGGGATGTACACGGCGGGACTCAATCCGTTTTACGCATCGAACTTTAGCCTTTGGACCGCGTACTGCTCGAGCGGTTTTGGGGTGGACAGCATGAAGAAACCCTCGTTCTGCATCGCTGATATTCTGCACGTTGGAGATGCGGAGAACATCCCCGGTTCGTCTTCGCTCATGGCTCACATCGGAGCCCGAGCGCAGGGTTATTCCTCGGGATCCCCGTTACGCCCGTCCCCGGTCACTCCAAGCGCGTCCGCGTATCACAGGCACGGAATACACTTGACATCCAGAGCCGCGATGCACGCGCAATCCGCGCCTCCGCTCTCCAGCAAAGACCTCAAGTTCGGGATCGATCGGATATTATCCACAGACTTCGAGCCGAAGGGAAAAGAATCGCTATCGTTGAGAGGTAAGATGTATTTCGTGCATAAGCTTTTCCTAGTAAACATCACATCGCATTTACAAAAAGGAAAACGATTAGATGAACTCAGAATAGTAGCTAATGCTTGTTTGGACGCATCCAACCCCATGCGCTTATTAGTCAAAGATGAGCATAAACATAACACACCAATCAGCATCTATAAAGCTAAAGATATGCATACAtaaatatgcatgtgtttgtttagCCTATGCAATTCACAAGTGTGTTGACAAACAGATGCATActactattatttaataattatccaTGTTTTTCCATGATAAACAgcgcactattttttttttaagtcgtgCATATGTGGATGAAGTATCGCCACTGTTATTAAAAGGCAATACGAGTTTAATTGGAACTAATTGGTGTTTGTCGTTCTGTAACAGATCTCACATCGATTGTTAGTCCGAATCGACAGTCAGCAGTCCCGTACTTCGCGTCCATAGACCCGACCATGAGCGAAACCTCCTCCATGATGGGTTCAATAAGCAATGCCGCCAGACAATCAGGGCAACATCAGTTTCAAGACACCTTCCCAGGTAGTGTAGACACCCCAGTCGAGCCCTAAAGAGCAGGAGAACCTGCACGGATGacacgtttattattattattatgcactgcATTATTTTGCACGTGTGTGCGGGGATGAGCCTCTTTTGCTCATGCAATTAAATAACATGCACTTTGGCCGACATGCATTGCGGttttgttgtgttctaatggcgTGTGTTGTTTGATTCAAACAGGGCCGTATGCTGTGCTTTCCAAAGACACAATGCCACAGACTTACAAGAGGAAAAGGTCGTGGTCCAGAGCCGTGTTCTCCAACCTCCAGCGGAAAGGCCTCGAGAAACGCTTTGAAATCCAGAAGTACGTCACGAAACCGGACAGAAAACAGCTGGCCGCGATGCTGGGCCTCACCGACGCACAGGTGAGCGACTGATTATCAATGCAAAACCAattcatgatttaaaaaataaaataaaaaatgttttaaatgaaaaaaattagcTTTGGCCTGCAGAGAGCCATCTGGAGCGTATAAGCAGCTGGTGCATTGCGACACCCGCGTTTCTAGAGAAATGAAAGTCAATTATAACGAATTATTGCAAATGCAGGAGGGGTGCAGTTGTTTCGTTTCAAAACATCCTAATTTAGTGCATTGGGCAAGAGTTTCTGTCTTATTAGATATAGGAAATGACACGACAAGACACCAAAAGCGATAAGGAGTTTCAAAACTTTCCAGTAAAGtgtggaaatctttttttttttttttttaaagtagaccCTTATTTTCAATTAGACATTTCTATTAATGGGGGAAAAAGTTTGTGCATGCATTtctgtattataatatataaattcacCACATTTAAACAATGCATGCATCAAATAGTgcaatgcaataaataataatacaaatgcacaattaaattcgaataacacacatatatataaactgcTCTTGATTTTCTTGTTTTAGGTCAAAGTTTGGTTCCAGAACCGACGGATGAAGTGGAGGCATTCCAAAGAAGCGCAGGCGCAGAAGGACAAAGAGAAAGAGCAGCCGGATAAATCCGCGACCGAAACCGAACCCAAAGAGCGCGAGGACTCCGAGTGTGAAAGCGAACCGAGCGAGTCCGAATTCGAGGACGGAGCGGAGGACAAAAGCGATGTGGACATTTCTGACCTCAACAAAGCCAGTGTGATTATTCCCGGAGCTCTCGACACATCCAGCACAAACTCACCGACAGAACCGAGCGCAACCGCGCAACAAACACCGCAGTGAGGAACCGGAACACGCCGGTAACGCGTCACGGGACACACTAGAGCCATCGTTTCATTGTGACCCTTGAGAGAGAGGACTGCCTTAAATCAACCACTCGACCTTCATAACGATTTGGGAATTGAATGTTCATGAATTAAGACGTTGATAAACTTGACTGTATTATATTTTGTCTGTAAGTATTTgcactgaaaatgtaaataaacgtTTGTTACTAATATCCCACCTGGTGTATTTATGGAAATCAATgcacaacatttaaataatacatttaacgaTTAAACAGACTTTTCCCAAACTAATGCAAATTaatttctccatttttttttcctggataAAAATTAAATGCGctcataataatgattattatttacataccgcatataaaatattaaaaactttttgtCGCATTGAACTCTTGCAACACAATTCTCTCTAATAGTTGCCTGTATTTCTCGGTTGCATAAATCGGTAGTTCATTTTGCATGAACAGATTACACATCAAACCATTCGTGTTTAATTGTGAAAGTCTgaagaaaataatgcattaatattattagGAAGAAAACAAATTGACGGAGGCacgttgtttttttctctctagcATAGGTTTTGCATGatgaaactttatttaaaaactattgcaattgttattattattcaccaTGCAAGCTAATTATCAACAGtacacaataaaaacacaatgtCATGCATTAAGCCGAAAAATGAAGCAAGACTTTACTGTTttaatgcaataattaaatgcatttatttttgacttaaattatacattttttttttggttgagcttacttttttagttttgtgtttcataattgtttttagATTCAGCTTCAAACAATTCAATATCTTATAATCCAGATGGAAGGTGGCTTTCATACTGGAGAAATAACACTTTTAATAAGTTATCGTCAATAAACTACGGGTTTCGGTAAAGTATGGACACATCTCATTTGATGGTTTCTCTCTGTTTGTGGACATTCCCATCATAAGGCCGTGATGGATGCTGAAACAGACGTCTTTTGGCCTGTCAGACCTTTTAGAGTCAGGTTAATGTATTCTGCCAAGGCTTTTCCACCCTGAAAAATGTGAGCTGGGTCAAATCTGGCGTCCAACAATAAACAGAGAGCGAAGAGCTTGGATTTACAGCTTGTGTACATTTGCTGGCTCTAGATATCAGCAACAGAGCCGAtgagtatgttttatgaatgtaatGCGCATCAAAAACTACTCCATTTATGGACTCTATCTGTCTAAGCTACACTTCACATGCCATGTAATGAGCTGGAGTGTATAATGTCACGGCGAAACTATTCGAGGATTTAGACAATAATCCATCCAGAGATATTACAGCCTCATGACATTACTATTAGTGTATATTTAACATCTTCAGATGAGTTATTGCACATTCAAGTATTGCAAAAAAGAGCTTTTCTCTGGTTTATTAAACCGTTGATAAAGAGACAGGCCGTTTACACGAGGCTGATAACAGGCAGTTTATGTAGTTTAATGAGTTCAGTTCATAAAGTGATAAGAGCGGCTACTGCGAGACGATCCAGATGAACATTCATAAAGAGCAGATTCATAACAGCGTTGCGTCAGAGCGCCACAAAGAAGCGTTCGAGTCTAGGCCTGTTAAGGGCATTAGTGTCTGTGAGAGTAATTAGGATTTAAAAGACATTCATAAATCTGGAACATCCCAACAGTTTGTCTGTCTCAGGAAGACGGCGAAATCACAGAGAATGTGTCTCCACTGTATAGCTCTGAATGGCGAGTGTGAAAATGTGCCTCGTGCATTCAATGGATCAAAAGTTGCATTCaaattttcaactttttattcatctgtgtattctgaaaaataaaatgcatcacagtttccacaaaaatattgtgcagcagcattgttaataatcaggaatttcttttttttgagccgcaaatctgcatattttcatgatttctgaagatcatgtgacactgaagactggaggaatgatgctgaaaatacagcagagcatcactgaaataaattatattttacactaTGTTACAATAgacaacagatattttaaattgtaataatatttcaaaattttagtGTGTAGTATATTTCTGCCTTGATAAGAgatgctgtcaaaaaaaaaaagaaaatatcaccAACCTAAAAATTTTAAAAGGCAGTGTTTACAAAGTGCATTAATTTTAATACAgcagactgtatatatatatatatatatatatatatatatatatatatatatatatatatatatatatatatatatattaacacatttttatacacacatatatatatatatatatatatatatatatatatatatatatatatatatatatatatatatatatatatatatatataaaaatgtatataaaaatctgTGACAAACTCCTAACATGAACAACTGAAAAACTCCTATAAGGAAGgctccaggaaaaaaaaaagaggtctaAGAAACCGATATAAAAAGACCATATATAATATGAAATCTAAGTTCATATCCCCATAATAAAGtcattttgttcatctttgactatcacacacacacacacacacacacacacacacacacacacacacacacacagtaaagcaGAGCTCTGAACATGAATGATTTCAGCAAAGACCACCTGAAGCACCACAAGCTCTACTTTCCTTCTCCTTTCCTTCATTCCGGAAAGAGGGATGACCTCTGGAGATCTCCGGGTTTTCCACTTAAGCCCACATATTGAATTCCACTTCAGGACATTCCCGCTCGCCCGCACTACCTACAGACGGCCCGCTTCACGCCCTCGTCTACACCTAAACCTAATGCAGTCCTCTACACCCGTCACACATCCAGACGCTGCATTTACAGTTACAGCTCAATCACTTTCCATGGAAAACGTTCCTCTGCGCGCCGACCTCATAATGTGTGCATAAATCGGCCGTCTGAGCCGCAGTGTCAATCTCAGATTCTCCTTGTGAATAACGTTTGTATGCGCAAACATGCAATAACAATAACAGTGCGAAAGCTTAACATAATACTGCAGCGTTTGATTTGTGAACTGTCTTCAGAGCTTTTATGATCACTGGGAGAAATCCCATCTGGCCCAGGAT
Proteins encoded in this region:
- the hlx1 gene encoding H2.0-like homeobox protein isoform X1 → MYTAGLNPFYASNFSLWTAYCSSGFGVDSMKKPSFCIADILHVGDAENIPGSSSLMAHIGARAQGYSSGSPLRPSPVTPSASAYHRHGIHLTSRAAMHAQSAPPLSSKDLKFGIDRILSTDFEPKGKESLSLRDLTSIVSPNRQSAVPYFASIDPTMSETSSMMGSISNAARQSGQHQFQDTFPGPYAVLSKDTMPQTYKRKRSWSRAVFSNLQRKGLEKRFEIQKYVTKPDRKQLAAMLGLTDAQVKVWFQNRRMKWRHSKEAQAQKDKEKEQPDKSATETEPKEREDSECESEPSESEFEDGAEDKSDVDISDLNKASVIIPGALDTSSTNSPTEPSATAQQTPQ
- the hlx1 gene encoding H2.0-like homeobox protein isoform X2; this encodes MYTAGLNPFYASNFSLWTAYCSSGFGVDSMKKPSFCIADILHVGDAENIPGSSSLMAHIGARAQGYSSGSPLRPSPVTPSASAYHRHGIHLTSRAAMHAQSAPPLSSKDLKFGIDRILSTDFEPKGKESLSLRGPYAVLSKDTMPQTYKRKRSWSRAVFSNLQRKGLEKRFEIQKYVTKPDRKQLAAMLGLTDAQVKVWFQNRRMKWRHSKEAQAQKDKEKEQPDKSATETEPKEREDSECESEPSESEFEDGAEDKSDVDISDLNKASVIIPGALDTSSTNSPTEPSATAQQTPQ